The window CCCGGTGACGTTCGGGATCGGGCGGAGGAGCTGCCCCGGCATGCACTTCGCGACGGCGAACTGGCTCCTGGGCAAGGAGCTCCGCCGACTCGTGGCGCGGGGCGAGCGCGTCAACGCCTGGAGCTGCGGCGTCCATGGCGTGCTCCGAACCAGGCACGGCCGGGCGCGCGacgaggagcagctgggcgagcgcgGGGAGTGCCGGCTGGGCGCGACGCGGGGCGTGGTGGCGCTCCGGCTCGAGCATCTGCGACGACGCCCGGGCACGAGGGGAGgggaggcgaggcgaggccggCTGCCGGCGTGGGTGTACGGGGGCTCGTGGGCTAGGCAGAGAAAAAGGAGGAGAGAGATGGGAGATGCTGAGTCTATGCCAGGTGGGCCAGCCTCGCATGCAGCGGACGAGGAGGACGCAAAGAGCGCCCGCTTTGTGTCCGTCTCGAACCCAAATACAATCCAAATTTACGTCTGAAATGGGTCCACGCGGACATAagcgaacagaaaataaaaatggaTCAGCGTGTTGGGCAGTTTTTTTTGTCTGcgcggactcaaatgaacatgcgcGGACGAAATGGATCCGCCTATTGAAGTTGCTCTTAGTGACTGGACAGATAAAATGAAGGTACCAAATCCTTCAAGACAAAAGTCACAGGCGTTCCAATGACTCGGTCCTGCCGCTTCTCCTTCGTTTTGTTTATTCAAGAAAGGAGTATGTAGCTAGCTAGGCTTAGTAATTTAGTGGAGCCGACGTGGAATAGACCTTGCAATTTTTAGGtgactaagagcaactctagcagagtagCCAAAAAATCGATCGTCAAAATCGCTATAGTGATGGTAGGCTAAAAATATATGCAGTCAGAATCGCTATATATTCTAGCCTCCAAATTTCATCTGCCTCATGGGGCCCACTCGCTAATGGAACGTTTTTTTCCTCGGCCTCTCTTCCATCCCCACGGTGAGGTGAGGGACCATGTGAATTTACTTTCATGCCACACGATTTCATAAGTTAGCAGTTTGGCACATAGATGCTAAATATGAAGGCTCGGAGGCCAGATATGAAGGACTCTAATAGTGACTCATACGGGGGCTCTGCTAGAGCTGGGTTTTTTTTTTTGCATGTGCTCCATATGATGGTTATTATGAAGTTTTGGTGCTTTTAGCAACTCTTCTCTTACAGATAGCAAACATGAATGAAAAATATCTACTGTAGATGAACGCAAGATATGGATTACAGTACATACACTGCCATTACTAGCAGCGCTTCGGGACAAATATATCATGGTAAAGTTCAGAAGATATAGACCGGAGAGCTCATTGTTAACTGCTATGTGTGTACTTCTCTCCTCTTTCCTTTAGGTTTGACCCACCTACTTAGTTCTCCTATATAAACTCTACGACCCTGTCATGTTACTCACAAGCTCATCGCCATCTGGGGCATCCAGCAAACAGGAGCCTCCAAACAAAATTCGTGAGCGAAACTGCGAAAGTAGCAGAACACGCATATTCCCAGCTGAGCTTCATGGCGACCATAACTGCTAGTGCCAGCCCAGCCATGCAAGAAGCGGCAAAGACGCCAggcgcctcgccgccccgcgccatGGCCGCCTCGACGGCCTCGCCGGCTCGCTACCGGCCTTCGCTGCTGGTCATATTCAGCGCCTGCCTCGTCCTGATCGGCGCCGGCGGGCCGCTCCTACTGCGGGTCTACTTTGTCCACGGCGGGCAACGCCTGTGGCTCTCCGCGCTGCTCCAGATCTCCGGCTGgccgctcctcctcccgcccctgtGCGTCTCTCTCTTCCGCGGCCGCCGCCACGACATCGCTAACCTCCTCCTCCCGCTTCGCCTCGTCGGCGCGGCCGCCGTGCTAGGCAGTTTGTACGCTGTGTCGTGCTTCGTGTACGCGATGGGGTCGCAGGCGCTGCCGCTGTCCACGTCGTCGTTGCTGCTGGCGACGCAGCTCGCCTTCACGGCGGTGTTCGCGCTCCTCTTCGTTGGGCTTCGCTTCACGCCCTTCTCTGCCAACGCCGTCATGTTGCTCATCATCGGCCCGGCAGTGCTCGGTGTTGGGCCGGGGTCCGGGAAGCCGGCTGGCGAGCCATCCAAGACGTACTGGACCGGGTTCTGCGAGGGCATCGCTGCAGCGGCGCTCGCCGGACTCGTGCTGCCTCTTGTTGAAGTCGCCATGGAGCGATACGGACGCCGAACAGGACCCGCCGCGAGGACGCCGCCTCCCTACTCCACGGTGATGCAGATGCAGGCCGTGATGGGAGCCGCCGGCACGATGGTATGCCTGCTCGGCATGGCCATCAAGAGCGACTTCGGGGCGCTGCGGAGCGAGGCGGCGGCGTTCGGGCTCGGCGAGACCAACTACTACCTGGTGCTCGTGTGGGACGCCGTGTCGTGGCAGCTGCTCAACCTGGGCATCATGGGGCTCATCACCTGCGCCTCCTCGCTCCTCGCCGGCATCATGATCGCCGTCCTCCTGCCGGTCTCTGAGATCCTCGCCGTCCTCTTCCTCCACGAGAAGTTCGACGGGCCAAAGGGCATCGCGCTCGTGCTCTCCCTATGGGGCTTCGCTTCCTACATGTACGGCGAGAAGGTCCAGCAGAAGAGGGCGGAGGCGCAGAAGAGAGAGCTGCTGCAGCAGCAGGTGGCGAGGAAAACCGGAGACCTGGAGCTGGCTGCCCCTTGAAATTATTGGTGTAGCAAACTTTTTTTTTTGCCATTCAAAAGTACAAACTATAGTATAGAGACATACATTTAGTAAGACATTGTTTCATTCTAAACTAGCTAGGTGGCACACAGAAGTCAAGTGGTACGGTTGAGTTAATAAAGCGTATTCAGAAATATTATTTTTGTTTAAAATGCCTATTCAGAAATGTTCACTTCTCGGAAGTGGAAGATGTGAGTAGGCCATCGTGACCTGAGTCGCCGTTGAGTCCTTCCCNNNNNNNNNNNNNNNNNNNNNNNNNNNNNNNNNNNNNNNNNNNNNNNNNNNNNNNNNNNNNNNNNNNNNNNNNNNNNNNNNNNNNNNNNNNNNNNNNNNNNNNNNNNNNNNNNNNNNNNNNNNNNNNNNNNNNNNNNNNNNNNNNNNNNNNNNNNNNNNNNNNNNNNNNNNNNNNNNNNNNNNNNNNNNNNNNNNNNNNNNNNNNNNNNNNNNNNNNNNNNNNNNNNNNNNNNNNNNNNNNNNNNNNNNNNNNNNNNNNNNNNNNNNNNNNNNNNNNNNNNNNNNNNNNNNNNNNNNNNNNNNNNNNNNNNNNNNNNNNNNNNNNNNNNNNNNNNNNNNNNNNNNNNNTTCCCATATGAAGGATTCACCAAACCGTCGACGATTGACCTAAACACTTTCAAAATATGGATACAATTCGATGATCTCTCGGATGGGTTTGGCCCTTTGATGAAGCTTCTTGCAAGAAAGGTCAGTGAGTTTTATGTAGAGGAGCAGGGTTTCAGTGATTTTGCTGGTAACTTTTATAGAGTAAAGGTTATATTAGATGTTAGAAAGCCTCTGAAAAATCATGTATCAATTGTTAAGAAGAAGAAAACACAGGTTTTCAAAGTGAAGTACGAAAGACTCCTGGTCATAAGAGAATGCTATTCTACCAAGTAATGGTGTGTGGATCCACAGTCCATCATTGTTTTTTGATCCATGCcatgttttttcaaaaaaaatgtttttcTTTAGGGTTTTTTCTTGTTTGAAAGTGTAGCATAATGTTTTGCCGTATACCTTTGTCTACTAGCAAATTTGATCGGAAACAAGTCCATTCTTATTTGTTGGTACACAATTATACATTATGGTACACTTTGAAACAAGACAAAAACTTAACGAAACATTATGTAACACTTTGTAACGAGACAAATTTTGCAAACCGTCAAATATCGTACTAGCACGAATCTCAAAGTAATAACAAACGGGGATGCATACACGATATATCTCGTGCATGGTAGAAAGATCACTCTCGACATTGACCTTGACGTTTGATGTGTGTCTTGTTATGTTGACATACTGTATTAGTGAAAGGAATGAAGCAGCAATACTTATCCACTATAATTCACAAACCGACCCAAGCAAGTGTAGGTACAACAACACAATTTCAGTTTTCCACAGGAGTATGACGGGGCTAGTAGTGTACACACCTTATTGACTCGGCAATTTCCGTCAAAGTTCTAATTAGTTTATCTAAGCAATTAATATATAGTACTTACACATGTCAAAATGTCCAGAGAATTTTCCATCCTTATTATATGTGGTTTCGCTTCATCTTTGATCTTTGCAGTTTGAACCAATCAACCATGCGTGACTATATCTGCTGCTACATTTCATACAACGAACATCTTGATTGCTAAGAAAAACAATCCTGAAAAAATAACTTCTCCTTGCGCCCTTCCCTTTCTAACTTTTTGCTGGTATGAAATAAGTGTATCAACATCCTCCAGCCTCCAAGGCTTTTTTGATCTTGAGGGCATGTACAACGGGGTTGACTCAGCTGTCTATAAAAGGTTCCACATAGATATTTTCATGACTTGGAAGAAAAACAAGGTAGAAAGGGAACGAGTCCGTCTGTAGACCGACTGTCCATGTGAATCACTGTTTAGTGACAGCTTGTTTGCCGTTGTATGGATAGGTCGTCTATTGTGGCCCTAAAAGATCTCTTATTCTGTTTCTTTCTTGCCTCCAAAACTCTGCATGCATGCAAATGAAAACGAGACCGTGTTGTGCTTCAGATTTTCTTGCAGCAAATGAAAACGAGACCAAATGAAAACAGGGACGAAGCTAGAAAAAA is drawn from Triticum dicoccoides isolate Atlit2015 ecotype Zavitan chromosome 4A, WEW_v2.0, whole genome shotgun sequence and contains these coding sequences:
- the LOC119289570 gene encoding purine permease 3-like — encoded protein: MATITASASPAMQEAAKTPGASPPRAMAASTASPARYRPSLLVIFSACLVLIGAGGPLLLRVYFVHGGQRLWLSALLQISGWPLLLPPLCVSLFRGRRHDIANLLLPLRLVGAAAVLGSLYAVSCFVYAMGSQALPLSTSSLLLATQLAFTAVFALLFVGLRFTPFSANAVMLLIIGPAVLGVGPGSGKPAGEPSKTYWTGFCEGIAAAALAGLVLPLVEVAMERYGRRTGPAARTPPPYSTVMQMQAVMGAAGTMVCLLGMAIKSDFGALRSEAAAFGLGETNYYLVLVWDAVSWQLLNLGIMGLITCASSLLAGIMIAVLLPVSEILAVLFLHEKFDGPKGIALVLSLWGFASYMYGEKVQQKRAEAQKRELLQQQVARKTGDLELAAP